One genomic segment of Oncorhynchus nerka isolate Pitt River linkage group LG16, Oner_Uvic_2.0, whole genome shotgun sequence includes these proteins:
- the elovl5 gene encoding elongation of very long chain fatty acids protein 5: METFNHKLNTYIDSWMGPRDERVQGWLLLDNYPPTFALTLMYLLIVWLGPKYMRHRQPVSCQGLLVLYNLALTLLSFYMFYEMVSAVWQGGYNFYCQDTHSAGETDTKIINVLWWYYFSKVIEFMDTFFFILRKNNHQITFLHIYHHASMLNIWWFVMNWVPCGHSYFGASLNSFIHVLMYSYYGLSAVPAIRPYLWWKRYITQGQLIQFFLTVSQTICAVIWPCGFPRSWLFFQIFYMASLIALFSNFYIQTYKKHRVSQKKAYHQNGSVDSLNGHVNGVTPTETITHRKVRAD, translated from the exons ATGGAGACTTTTAATCATAAACTAAACACGTACATAGACTCATGGATGGGTCCCAGAG ATGAACGGGTACAGGGATGGCTGCTGCTAGACAACTACCCTCCAACCTTTGCACTAACACTCATGTACTTGCTGATCGTATGGCTGGGGCCCAAGTACATGAGACACAGACAGCCGGTTTCTTGCCAGGGCCTCCTGGTGCTCTACAATCTGGCCCTCACTCTATTATCTTTCTATATGTTCTATGAG ATGGTGTCTGCTGTGTGGCAAGGAGGTTATAACTTCTACTGCCAAGACACACACAGTGCGGGAGAAACAGATACCAAG ATCATAAATGTGCTGTGGTGGTACTACTTCTCCAAGGTCATAGAGTTTATGGACACCTTCTTCTTCATCCTACGGAAGAACAACCACCAGATCACgtttctgcacatctaccaccaCGCTAGCATGCTCAACATCTGGTGGTTCGTCATGAACTGGGTGCCCTGTGGTCACT cctACTTTGGTGCCTCCCTCAACAGCTTCATCCATGTCCTGATGTACTCTTACTATGGGCTCTCTGCTGTCCCGGCCATACGGCCCTATCTATGGTGGAAGAGATATATCACACAAGGCCAGCTG ATTCAATTCTTTTTGACCGTGTCCCAGACCATCTGTGCAGTCATTTGGCCATGTGGTTTCCCCAGAAGCTGGCTGTTTTTCCAAATATTCTATATGGCCTCGCTTATTGCCCTTTTCTCAAACTTCTACATTCAG ACTTACAAGAAACACCGTGTTTCACAAAAGAAGGCGTATCACCAGAATGGCTCTGTTGATTCGCTGAATGGCCATGTGAATGGGGTGACACCCACGGAAACCATTACACACAGGAAAGTGCGGGCGGACTGA